From Podospora bellae-mahoneyi strain CBS 112042 chromosome 5, whole genome shotgun sequence:
gaacaccaccaccgggcaGGACAGGCATGTGGGGCACTGTCTCggctcccccccaccacacTTGGTTCATCCGATGATGCAATCCATTGTGAACCCATCAGTTACTGGGTTTGTCATCAACACTCGaattccccccccctttcttccGGTTCGAGTTTGTGattttatatttaccgtCACTCTTCTATTCCCTACACTCACAAAAACACAACATACCTCCTACTCTACTAGGCTTTTTCACAACTTGAATTCCCAAACCCCATtgcccccccaaaacaattTTACAAGCCACCAAAAATGTCCCACCACGTCCTCCTCCTAGGCGGCCACGGCAAGGTAGCCCAGCTCCTAACCCCCTTGCTCTTGAAGCGCTCCTGGACTGTCACGAGCGTGATCCGGGCTCAGGAACAAGTCCCCACGATCAAGAAGTTGGGGGCGAGCCAGAATGGGAAGCTGAATGTTCTCGTCAGGAGCCTGGAAGATGTCAAATCTACAGATGACGCCAAGAAAGTCATTGAAGACgccgggagggagggagaaaagggggtggacTATGTTGTTTGGAGTGCCggtttgtttttcttttttttttttttttttttcgttttggTTTCCCCCCTgcgatgagatgagatgggtgCTGATAGGGTTGTAGGTGctggtgggaagggtggtCCGGAGAGGGTAAAGACTGATCAATCCACGTTGTAATGTGTTATGGGGATGCTAACAGGGGTAGACCTACGCTATCGACCGCGACGCCGCCATCCACTTCATCCGCGCAGctgcctccaccccctccatcaccaagttCTTAATGGTGTCTTATCTTGCTTCTCGCAAGGCAAAGCCTGCGTGGTGGAGCGAGGAAGAGTGGAAAGCCGCCCAACATGTCAACAATGAGGTCTTGCCGACGTACTacaaggccaagattgctgctgatgaggagCTGTACCGTGTTTCGAGGAAGAGTGAGACGCTTGTGGGGATCAACCTCCGGCCTGGGACGCTAACGCTGGAGCCGGCCGGGAAggtggagttggggaggacgaAGGGGTCGGGTGGGGATGTGAGCAGGGAGACGgtcgctgttgttgct
This genomic window contains:
- a CDS encoding hypothetical protein (COG:G; EggNog:ENOG503P1I3) produces the protein MSHHVLLLGGHGKVAQLLTPLLLKRSWTVTSVIRAQEQVPTIKKLGASQNGKLNVLVRSLEDVKSTDDAKKVIEDAGREGEKGVDYVVWSAGAGGKGGPERTYAIDRDAAIHFIRAAASTPSITKFLMVSYLASRKAKPAWWSEEEWKAAQHVNNEVLPTYYKAKIAADEELYRVSRKSETLVGINLRPGTLTLEPAGKVELGRTKGSGGDVSRETVAVVADELLAREGVRNGWIDLLDGAEGVREAVERVVREGVDAAEGDPVYDE